A window from Solanum stenotomum isolate F172 chromosome 5, ASM1918654v1, whole genome shotgun sequence encodes these proteins:
- the LOC125865133 gene encoding F-box/LRR-repeat protein 3, translating to MIPKSSILGTMKKQKPISGTHFNPFDLLSEEIVFSVLDCLNDNPLDKKSFSLVCKSFYAIESHHRKILKPFRPEHLTKVLSRYPQATHLDLSLCPRITDGSLTVIANFCKEMLRSINLSRSKFFTYVGLSNLVMNCGNLVEIDLSNATELKDVGAAALAEAKNLEKLWLVRCKSLTDIGLGCIAVGCRKLRLLSLRWCLGVGDLGVGLIAVKCKEIRSLDLSYLPITNECLSSISKLQYLEDLVLEGCYGIDDDSLASLEQGCKSLEKLDMSSCQNVSHVGLSSLTSCAGCLRQLVLSYGSPVTPAVADSLQKLSRLQCVKLDGCQVTCSGLKAIGNWCVSLKELSLSKCVGVTDEGLCSLVTKHKDLGKLDITCCRKITYVSISHITNSCASLTSLRMESCTLVTREAFVLIGQRCQYLEELDLTDNEIDDEGLQTISKCASLSSLKLGICLNITDQGLIHIGMCCSNLKELDLYRSAGISDLGILAISRGCSGLEMINIAYCNRITDGSFISISKCSKLNTLESRGCPLVTSLGLAAVAVGCKQLTTLDIKNCHNIDDAGMIPLAHFSTNLKQINLSYTSVTDVGLLSLASISGLQNMTILHLKGLSPGGLGAALLACGGLTKVKLQTSFKSLLPQALLQHLESRGCVFQWRVKPFQAEVDPIYWKIQLDNLD from the exons ATGATCCCTAAAAGTTCAATCTTgggaacaatgaagaagcaaaagCCAATTTCAGGAACCCATTTCAACCCCTTTGATCTACTTTCTGAAGAAATCGTCTTTTCAGTTCTTGATTGTCTTAATGACAACCCATTGGACAAGAAATCATTTTCTCTTGTTTGCAAATCTTTTTATGCTATTGAGTCTCATCATAGGAAAATCTTGAAACCCTTTAGGCCAGAACACTTGACAAAGGTTCTTAGCAGATACCCACAAGCTACCCATCTGGATCTTTCCCTTTGTCCTAGAATTACAGACGGTTCACTAACAGTTATAGCTAATTTCTGTAAGGAAATGTTGAGGTCAATCAATCTTTCTAGGTCTAAGTTTTTTACTTATGTGGGGTTGTCGAATTTGGTGATGAATTGTGGGAATTTGGTTGAGATTGATTTGTCAAATGCAACTGAGTTGAAGGATGTGGGTGCTGCTGCATTAGCTGAGGCAAAGAACTTGGAGAAGTTGTGGTTGGTGAGGTGTAAGTCTTTAACTGATATTGGACTTGGGTGTATTGCTGTTGGCTGCAGGAAGCTCAGATTGCTTAGCCTGAGATGGTGTTTGGGTGTTGGTGATCTTGGTGTGGGGTTGATTGCAGTTAAGTGTAAGGAGATTAGGAGTTTGGATCTTTCTTACTTGCCG ATCACTAATGAATGCTTATCATCGATCTCGAAACTGCAATATCTTGAAGATTTGGTTCTAGAAGGCTGTTATGGAATTGATGATGACAGCCTTGCATCCCTTGAGCAAGGCTGCAAGTCACTGGAG AAACTTGATATGTCGAGCTGTCAGAATGTTAGTCATGTGGGTTTGTCATCTCTTACCAGCTGTGCTGGATGTCTGCGGCAACTTGTATTGTCGTATGGTTCTCCC GTTACACCTGCTGTCGCAGATAGCTTGCAGAAGCTTTCCAGGTTGCAGTGCGTCAAACTAGATGGTTGCCAAGTTACATGTTCTGGACTGAAGGCTATTGGAAATTGGTGTGTCTCACTTAAAGAACTGAGCTTAAGTAAATGTGTGGGAGTGACAGATGAAGGTCTCTGCTCCCTCGTAACAAAGCACAAAGACTTGGGGAAGCTTGACATTACTTGTTGCCGCAAGATTACTTACGTATCAATTTCCCATATAACGAATTCTTGTGCCTCCCTTACTTCTCTTAGGATGGAGTCTTGTACTCTAGTCACAAGAGAAGCTTTTGTTCTAATTGGACAGCGTTGCCAGTACCTTGAAGAGCTTGACCTTACAGACAACGAAATTGATGATGAAG GCTTGCAGACCATTTCCAAGTGTGCCAGCCTTTCCAGCTTAAAGCTAGGGATCTGTCTGAACATAACCGATCAGGGTCTTATCCACATTGGCATGTGCTGCTCAAATCTTAAGGAGCTTGACTTATATAG GTCTGCTGGAATTTCCGACTTGGGAATATTAGCAATCTCTCGCGGTTGTAGTGGCCTTGAAATGATCAATATTGCCTATTGCAATCGTATTACTGATGGCTCATTCATATCTATATCAAAGTGTTCAAAGTTGAATACACTTGAAAGTCGAGGTTGTCCTCTTGTCACATCTTTAGGTCTTGCAGCTGTTGCTGTGGGATGTAAGCAGCTTACAACACTAGACATCAAAAATTGCCACAACATTGATGATGCCGGAATGATTCCACTTGCTCACTTCTCGACAAACCTCAAACAG ATAAATTTATCCTACACTTCAGTGACGGACGTGGGGCTGTTGTCTCTTGCCAGCATCAGCGGTCTACAGAACATGACAATCCTGCACCTCAAGGGTTTATCTCCTGGTGGGCTAGGAGCTGCACTGTTGGCTTGTGGCGGACTTACTAAAGTTAAGCTGCAGACATCATTTAAATCATTGCTACCACAAGCTCTCCTTCAACATCTAGAATCCCGGGGTTGTGTTTTTCAGTGGAGAGTGAAACCATTTCAG GCTGAAGTAGATCCAATATACTGGAAAATTCAGCTGGACAATTTAGACTGA
- the LOC125866267 gene encoding CASP-like protein 4B1, producing MTDANAHKVTDVLPEPTPPPAAGNGERQVPEISTGVSEIVRRWKREDLVKRGCLILHGLALVFSLIAFIVMASNTHGDWKDFDKYEEYRYVLAIAILSTIYTGFQVLRQIQELSTGKESFSRQRLALIGFVGDQVVAYFLLSAASSAVPLTNRMRENNDNIFTDSSVAAISMEFLAFFALAVSALISGHKLSNKSDI from the exons ATGACTGATGCAAATGCCCATAAGGTGACTGATGTTTTGCCTGAACCAACTCCACCTCCGGCAGCCGGAAATGGAGAGAGACAGGTACCGGAAATCAGCACCGGTGTCTCCGAAATCGTGAGGAGATGGAAGAGAGAAGATTTAGTGAAAAGGGGTTGTTTAATTTTGCATGGACTTGCTTTGGTTTTCTCATTGATTGCTTTCATTGTTATGGCTAGCAATACTCATGGTGATTGGAAAGATTTTGATAAATATGAAGAATACAG GTATGTGTTGGCTATTGCAATTCTGTCTACAATATATACAGGATTTCAAGTTCTGAGGCAAATTCAAGAACTTTCAACTGGCAAGGAATCTTTTTCACGGCAGAGATTAGCTTTAATTGGCTTCGTTGGTGATCAG GTAGTAGCATACTTCTTATTATCAGCTGCATCATCTGCTGTGCCACTGACAAATAGGATGAGAGAAAACAATGACAACATATTCACAGATTCTTCAGTAGCAGCAATTAGCATGGAGTTCTTGGCATTCTTTGCTCTGGCAGTCTCAGCTCTCATTTCTGGACATAAGCTTTCAAATAAATCCGACATTTGA
- the LOC125866330 gene encoding probable protein phosphatase 2C 65, with protein MGACCTCQRGQKLEGKNRHHHNHSHNHNHHHSYFEENTNNNNNGEHKEGEDDYQSIVGRGDLGANVRLCGFSKFVSMYSQQGKKGINQDAMTVWENFGGQKGMFFCGVFDGHGPSGHKVARYVRDSLPSKLSSSNVISTNVIRWDAEKDDESNNPIFDAWKDKFIKSFKEMDEELEGDGSIESYCSGTTAVTLVKQGEHLIVGNLGDSRAIICTRDDKNELVAKQLTVDLKPNLPAEYERIKSCEGRVMAMEEEPNIYRVWMPDQDCPGLAMARAFGDFCLKDFGLISVPEVYYRKLTEKDEFIVLASDGLWDVLSNDEVIRIVASARKRSIAARLVVHHAVRAWKYKYPCAKVDDCAVVCLFLKRQKPLLTKSLSEVTELSLNYSEIATSKNYSPNSKIDDGLDTLLNYQVKEEKDPNVATGLNDDHKKSSSRHARYLSRRKSAVNF; from the exons ATGGGTGCATGTTGTACATGTCAAAGGGGACAAAAATTAGAAGGCAAGAATCgtcatcatcataatcatagtcataatcataatcaccaTCATAGTTATTTTGAGGagaatactaataataataataatggggAGCATAAAGAAGGTGAAGATGATTATCAAAGCATAGTAGGAAGAGGAGATTTGGGTGCTAATGTAAGGTTATGTGGATTTTCTAAATTTGTATCAATGTATAGTCAACAAGGTAAAAAGGGGATCAATCAAGATGCCATGACTGTTTGGGAG AACTTTGGTGGACAGAAAGGCATGTTTTTCTGTGGTGTTTTTGATGGACATGGACCATCCGGCCACAAGGTGGCACGTTACGTTAGAGACTCGTTACCTTCTAAACTTTCATCATCCAATGTGATCAGTACCAATGTTATTAGATGGGATGCCGAAAAGGATGATGAATCTAACAACCCAATCTTCGATGCATGGAAAGATAAATTTATCAAGTCTTTTAAAGAAATGGATGAAGAACTTGAAGGTGATGGTTCTATCGAAAGCTATTGCAGTGGTACAACTGCAGTGACTTTAGTTAAACAG GGAGAACATTTGATAGTTGGAAATTTAGGAGATTCTCGAGCTATTATTTGCACCAGGGATGACAAAAATGAGCTTGTTGCTAAGCAACTCACTGTAGACTTGAAGCCTAACCTCCCAG CTGAATATGAAAGAATCAAAAGTTGTGAAGGAAGAGTAATGGCGATGGAGGAAGAACCAAATATATACAGAGTATGGATGCCTGATCAAGATTGCCCTGGCCTTGCCATGGCAAGAGCTTTCGGAGATTTTTGTTTGAAAGACTTCGGTCTCATCTCGGTACCTGAAGTATATTATAGAAAGCTCACTGAAAAGGATGAATTCATTGTCTTGGCATCAGACGGG TTGTGGGATGTGTTAAGCAACGATGAAGTGATCCGGATAGTAGCTTCAGCAAGGAAGCGATCTATTGCAGCAAGACTCGTGGTGCATCATGCAGTTCGAGCCTGGAAATACAAGTACCCGTGTGCCAAGGTAGATGATTGTGCTgttgtatgcttgttcttgaaaCGCCAGAAGCCTCTGCTAACGAAATCGTTGTCAGAAGTAACCGAGCTGAGCTTAAATTATTCAGAGATAGCAACCAGCAAAAACTACTCACCAAACTCCAAGATAGATGATGGTCTTGATACACTGCTAAATTATCAAGtcaaggaagaaaaagatcCAAATGTTGCTACTGGACTTAATGATGATCATAAAAAGAGTTCTTCGAGACACGCTCGTTACCTTAGCAGAAGAAAATCTGCAGTGAATTTTTGA